One stretch of Mangifera indica cultivar Alphonso chromosome 9, CATAS_Mindica_2.1, whole genome shotgun sequence DNA includes these proteins:
- the LOC123224883 gene encoding UDP-glycosyltransferase 708G1-like: MADTNELGPLPSSHITLLPSSGMGHLTPFLRLAGLLASCNVKVTFITREPPVSLAESQILCHFFSAFPQISQEKLHLLPLDNLSAGSEDDPFYCHIEVIRQSSQLLSSLLRSLSPPPSAIVTDMSLTAAVVPITEALKIPNFIFFTSSATMLILFVSFHILAGSMDGVKIPSLEATPRSWIPPPLLQDKNNLLKTYIIENGKAMTKSDGILVNTLDSIEQSSLLALNGGKVIKGLPSVTAIGLLPPCCFEDNQPLTWLDDQPAGSVVYVSFGSRTAISREQLRELGNGLVGCGYKFLWVVKDKKVDREDGEELVDVIGDELMESVKEKGVAVKHWVNQESILKHPAVGGFLSHCGWNSVTEAMWHGVRVLAWPQHGDQKINANLVTSIGLGIWEKSWGWGGEQIVMREQIAEKVRQMMGNEFLRSQAMCIREEARNRIELHRSSKKGLTELIKMWKKE, translated from the coding sequence ACTTGCTTCATGTAATGTCAAGGTCACCTTCATCACTCGAGAGCCACCAGTCTCACTAGCGGAGTCTCAGATTTTGTGTCATTTTTTCTCGGCCTTCCCTCAAATTAGTCAGGAaaaacttcatcttcttccacTCGACAATCTTTCTGCAGGTTCAGAAGATGACCCTTTTTACTGCCACATTGAAGTCATTCGACAGTCGTCGCAACTCCTCTCTTCCCTTCTTCGTTCATTGTCTCCACCCCCTTCTGCAATTGTGACAGACATGAGTTTGACAGCCGCAGTTGTTCCAATCACTGAAGCTCTTAAAATTCCCaacttcattttcttcacaTCATCTGCTACAATGCTGATACTTTTTGTGTCTTTCCACATACTAGCTGGTTCAATGGATGGTGTCAAGATTCCAAGTCTAGAAGCAACACCCAGATCATGGATTCCCCCACCACTTTTacaagataaaaataatctcttGAAGACTTATATTATAGAGAATGGCAAAGCGATGACAAAATCAGATGGAATTCTAGTGAACACATTAGATAGCATTGAGCAAAGTTCATTGCTAGCACTAAATGGTGGTAAAGTTATAAAAGGATTACCATCAGTGACTGCCATTGGGCTGCTTCCACCATGCTGTTTTGAAGACAACCAACCATTAACATGGCTTGATGATCAACCAGCAGGGTCTGTGGTGTATGTTAGCTTTGGAAGTAGGACTGCTATCTCAAGGGAACAACTCAGAGAGCTGGGAAATGGATTGGTGGGTTGTGGTTATAAATTTTTGTGGGTGGTTAAAGATAAGAAGGTTGATCGAGAAGATGGCGAAGAACTGGTTGATGTAATAGGAGATGAACTAATGGAGAGTGTTAAAGAAAAGGGAGTGGCAGTGAAGCACTGGGTGAACCAAGAGAGCATATTGAAACACCCTGCAGTGGGTGGATTTTTGTCTCACTGCGGCTGGAATTCAGTGACTGAGGCTATGTGGCATGGTGTTAGAGTATTAGCATGGCCTCAACATGGAGACCAGAAAATCAATGCAAATCTGGTGACAAGTATTGGATTAGGGATATGGGAGAAAAGTTGGGGCTGGGGAGGTGAGCAGATAGTAATGAGGGAGCAGATTGCAGAAAAAGTTAGGCAGATGATGGGGAATGAGTTCCTGAGATCGCAAGCGATGTGCATTAGAGAAGAAGCGAGGAATCGGATAGAACTGCATAGGAGTTCTAAGAAGGGGCTGACTGAACTCATCAAAATGTGGAAGAAAGAATGA